The sequence below is a genomic window from Sulfurospirillum oryzae.
CTTGGCGGTATGGTTTCTATTGAGTATGGCTTAAAAGGACCAAATCTTTCATCAGTTACGGCGTGTGCTGCTGGAACGCATGCGATTAGTGATGCAACTAAAACCATCATGACAGGTGGCGCTAAGAAAATGCTCGTTGTAGGAGCAGAAGCGGCTATTTGTGCAGCGGGCATCGGTGGTTTTTCTGCTATGAAAGCACTTTCTACACGCAATGATGACCCTAAAAAGGCTTCTCGCCCGTTTGACGCAGAGCGCGATGGATTTATTATGGGTGAGGGTGCGGGTTCTCTTGTACTTGAACTCTATGAAGATGCCGTTGCACGTGGCGCTCATATTTACGGTGAAGTTGTAGGATTTGGTGAGAGTGGCGATGCGAGTCACATTACCTCTCCAAGCCTAGACGGTCCACTTCGCGCAATGAAAGCGGCTTACAATATGGCAGGTCGCCCTAAAATTGATTATATTAATGCGCATGGAACAAGTACTCCAGCCAACGATAAAAATGAAACGGCAGCGATTAAAGAAGTTTTTGGCTCCGACATTCCTCAAATTAGCTCAATCAAAGGTCAAATCGGTCACTGTTTGGGTGCCGCAGGTGCGATTGAAGCAGTTGTCTGTTTGATGGCAATGCGCGATGAGATTTTACCTCCAACGATCAATTATGAAAATCCAGACCCTGATTGTGATCTTGATTACATCCCTAATGTGGCACGTAAATGTAGAGCAGAATATACTATGAGTAACTCGTTTGGTTTCGGCGGAACGAATGGCTCTGTCATCTTTAAGCGTGTATAAGGAATTCTAGTGGCGACTTATTTAGATTTTGAGAATGGAATTAAGCAGATTGATGAAGATATATCCAATGCCAAAATCAAAGGCGATAGCCATGCTGTTGAGATTTTAGAAAAAACACTTTCCAAAGAGATTTCTAAAACCTATAAAAATCTAAGTGAATATCAAAAGCTTCAACTTGCTCGCCATCCCGATCGTCCTTATGCGCTCGATTATATTCGTGCCCTTTTGCATGATAGCTATGAAATTCATGGCGATCGTAACTTTGCAGATGATGCGGCGATTGTTTCGTATATCGGCTATATTGGTGAGCGTAAAGTCATTGTTGTTGGTGAGCAAAAAGGTCGTGGTACAAAAAATAAAATCAAACGCAATTTTGGTATGCCTCATCCTGAAGGGTATCGTAAGGCACTTAGAATTGCCAAAATAGCAGAGAAATTTGATCTTCCTATCTTGTTCTTAATCGACACTCCAGGTGCTTATCCTGGAATTGCCGCAGAAGAGCGAGGGCAGAGTGAAGCGATTGCTAAAAACCTCTTTGAACTAAGCAAGCTTAATACTAAAAGTATCTCTGTGGTTATCGGAGAAGGTGGTAGTGGTGGAGCTTTGGCGATTGGTGTCAGTGATCGCGTCGCTATGATGCGTTATTCCGTCTTTTCTGTTATCTCTCCTGAAGGTTGTGCCGCTATTTTGTGGAATGACCCTAGCAAACAAGAAAACGCAACGAAA
It includes:
- the accA gene encoding acetyl-CoA carboxylase carboxyl transferase subunit alpha, giving the protein MATYLDFENGIKQIDEDISNAKIKGDSHAVEILEKTLSKEISKTYKNLSEYQKLQLARHPDRPYALDYIRALLHDSYEIHGDRNFADDAAIVSYIGYIGERKVIVVGEQKGRGTKNKIKRNFGMPHPEGYRKALRIAKIAEKFDLPILFLIDTPGAYPGIAAEERGQSEAIAKNLFELSKLNTKSISVVIGEGGSGGALAIGVSDRVAMMRYSVFSVISPEGCAAILWNDPSKQENATKAMKITAEDLHQLNLIDAIIDEPLIGAHRDKESAAKALGDYFLKSLEELDKLSNEERMAKRYERIISIGAYEER
- a CDS encoding beta-ketoacyl-ACP synthase II, whose amino-acid sequence is MKRVVVTGIGMINSLGLDKESSFKAIVEGQCGIKSISSFDTTEHSVTIAGEITDFDPNTIMNPKEVKKADRFIQLGLAAAKEAMADAKFEDFESESFGVSSASGIGGLIVIEKNSVIVNSAGPRKISPFFIPSALINMLGGMVSIEYGLKGPNLSSVTACAAGTHAISDATKTIMTGGAKKMLVVGAEAAICAAGIGGFSAMKALSTRNDDPKKASRPFDAERDGFIMGEGAGSLVLELYEDAVARGAHIYGEVVGFGESGDASHITSPSLDGPLRAMKAAYNMAGRPKIDYINAHGTSTPANDKNETAAIKEVFGSDIPQISSIKGQIGHCLGAAGAIEAVVCLMAMRDEILPPTINYENPDPDCDLDYIPNVARKCRAEYTMSNSFGFGGTNGSVIFKRV